The stretch of DNA agaaagtcagtgaTTCTGCTCGTAAATCATACACAGACACAAAAGAACCATGGAGAATTGTTCCCTATTAATATCCACCTCTTATTTCTACATTATCTTGCATTTTGGCAAATTTTCTTATGAGTACACCACTCTGTTGGCCATTCTAAGCAacagaagcaggaagaaaatTGAGGCTGCTCAATTTGTCCCATATTTATTGTTGGTAGAAAGGCTACTATCAACAGGACTTCAAGTAACAGGATGAAGTAAACCTGTGGTATCACTTTCAACCTTGTATACCAGGGTTCTAGACCCAACCAACTCAACAACTCCTTTAAAGCATCAGGGTCTACCTGAGATGaagaatgaatttatttttatttttattttttcccatattaACCTTTCCACCTGGCTTGAGGCACTAATCCAAGTGCAATAGAATATATGTGAGATTGCACAGAAAGTGTCTTGGTTTTCAGGCACAAAGTGTAGAGTAATTATTTCTTCCATAACAACTTTGGACAGTGAAGTGAGGCCTGAATATCTTTCAGGGCCAAAATAGTGTTACTAGTTACTTCAGACAAAATCAGGAGCAAATTTCATATTAACATTTCAAATTGTATGACTTCCATTATAGGGATAATTGTATACAGGTTTCACATAAATAAGTCACTTACCTCTGGAAAAATCACCAAAGGGTTGCCTCATTTCAGGGAACTCTCCATAGTTATTTGAAAGCTACATATTATACTGATGTAATTCTGTTAAatacttgaagatattttatGGTCATTCATAAAGGGCAAGTTACCATGTCTTCAGAGGGTAGTCAAGTTAATGCCTGGCTTGTAAGCAGAAGTGCAATTTCATAGATCTACATAGTATCCATAGAGAAAAGTATAATTACAAATTTTGTGCCCCACATGGGACTTATATTATGAGGGTCACAGGTTGATAGTGCCTATGAAGTGTCCTCCCAGCTAGCTGGCACATTTTAGAATTCCCAATTCAGTTCAAATAGAATGTTTCTTGAGGGATTGCCTGACATGTCAGTACAACTTACAGTATTTTGTCTGTGCCAACAGCAAGGTGGCATTCATCTACTATATGGAATAACTGAATAATATCTGTGGAAAGTGGAGTGCGAGAAACATCCCAAGGTGCTGACAGTTATTTTGCATGGGATATGCAGGAACTGAGGGCATCCTCTGCTGTTTTCCAGTTGACTTCACAGTGAATTTTAGGAAAGCAGCATTCAAATCATGGTCATATTTCCATGTGGTAAAGGATGAAAGACTCTGCTGTCATTTAAACTGAAAGCACTTTCCAAAGTTTGGGAGAGGCACACCAAGGAGTTTTTTCATCATGAGCAACTCTTCAGGGTGATTCTGAAAGACAATTATCATTGATCTTCCTTTCTTCACCATAATTTCTGAATTCTGAGATATTTCCCGGGTACTGagtttgttcttctctttcctttgctaTAGAATTGCTATGTATcaattctggagctaaaaattCACCTTTCCCCAGTCATACTCTACTTGAACCCACAACTTTAATCCATAAGGGCCAGGGACATAAGAGACAAAAACTACATCCGTATGTCTGCTATTTTGGTTGGCGTGGACAACAATACAGGGACTTTGGGAGTAATATATTGAACAAACGGTCTTTATTGTTATGACACAGGAATATGCCAATCTAAGAAGAGCATCCAGGTGGTTGAATTACAATAGAATTTAAATCCTTTGAGTCTGTATTGGCCAGTCTATTCCTTGGAGAGCACACCAGCCAGTCCAGCATGGTGATGACATTAGGGAAAAGAAAAGGTATCATGATCAAGAATGAACAGGGTAGAATGCCAACTGTTCATAATAGATCTATGTAATGCACTCTTTTTGTCCTGATGATTACCCAGGAAGTAGCCACTTTCTGGGGATAGCCACTGAACTCTCTTGCTAAAAGCTGGGGACTGAGAGCTCAAAATccttttgaattgatttttttaagaaggaCATTCCAATTCTCAGCACAACCTGATTTCTACAGATAGTTTGGCATAAGGAAAGTCTATTGAAGTCTATCTTGATTATCAAGGTGTTGTAGAGTGGGTTTCATGATAGAAGATATTCCATTGTCAGACTGtaaatatttctggttctaaaaaCGAAAAATGTAAGACTTTCATTCCAAAGGCCACAATAGTGTAGCTGCAGTGGGCTGATAGAATTTAAACCGTAACACTGCAACCTAAAAATGGATCAATGATGGTGGGACAGCCCTGATAGCCTCAAGAAGTGTTATCCCACTAGAGCTTTCCAGGAGTCATCAGAACTCAATGCCATGTAGCCTTCCTTGCTTcaaaagcaattcagaaaatGTGTGATATATTGATGGACACAGTTAGCAATGGTAGCAATCTGAGTGGTGTAAGGTCAATCTCCAGCTCAATTACTATCTTATGAGTGAATGACCCTTAACATGACATCTACGTGAAGGACCAAGATGTTTCTATAAGGGATAGCAATTTATTTCCACAGTTCAGTGCCCTAGAATCTGCCAATTTGTAGAAATGTATAAGCATCTAACATATAAATTCCTATTATAAATTTTGTTGTGAAATTGGTTATAAATCAGTTGTAAGATAAGTAAAAATGGTACATTAAATTGGTCCAATGGAGCAGCCCACAAGGTCCATTTAGCTTCTTTCCCTACTGTGAACAATGTCTAAACCCCATCAGCTGGATTTGGGCACTCTCACCTGCCAGGGAACCAGGCAGTATTATAACTTGGGCATCAGTATCTAATAAAACCACTGAAATTTGACGCTATTTCCTGAAATATAATACCTCAGTATGCTTACATAGGTCTGAATAatgttatttatctttctcttaaATAGGTCTGAATGATGTTATTTCTCTTAGGAGCCTTGGCCCTATCTCTAATTATCTTTCTCATTGAAATGACTGAGGTTGTGGTGGGGGACAGAGGAGGATCAGGGGATGTACATAAACAAAGCAACCTTTTATCATAAAGTAAGTTTTCACATCAGTTTCTACTGGTGTGATAACAGCTTGGGATTCAAGTAAATGAATTTCCAATGTTTTTATTCTTCTCAAAGCTGTATATCGGGTGATATGTGATGATTGACACCATCTATTTCAGCCTTGGGGGACATTTACCTTTCATCAAGATCTACCAGCAATcaagcattatttattgaaaaatttccATATGTGCCATATAGAGAAAGGTAACTCTGAAATGTAAATCATATTCCTCATTCTCAAGAAATTAACACTACATTTgggtaagaaaaacaaaacaaaaaacacaagcaacaacaacaataacaaataacaacTGGAAAGAGATTATTGTCAAAAAAAATTGAACCAAATAATCTGAAAGATACAACATTATGCTTTGTAGTAAATTGAACATGGTAGTTTCATAATACaacaaaagcaaattttatttaattactatGTATTAAGGCAATAAAGACCATTTTgaacacaaataagaaaaattttattaatagttgACTACATCAGAACAATGATTCAAGACTTCAGAAACTAATTTTACCTAATTAGTatgacagatttttattttaaaatgcatttccatACCCCAAATAGCTACTTATTAATATCTTCATGATAAATACCAAAGTAAGCAATAACCTCCATCGCTGTCAATATCAGCGAGTAGAAATACTGACGGTTTTCCTGCCATTTAAGCAAAACAGCAATCTCATCCTCTCCTAATTCTGTGAGCCACCCACACAACAAACTTGTACATTGGAGGGCAATTGAACTAAATAACATAAGGTAGggaaaattacaatttttttttcaagattaggCAATCTACTCTCTATTTTCACAAGATTCaattttttagctctcacatatgagttagaacatgtaatatttatctCTCTGTCCCTGGCCCATTTCaattaacataatgacttccagttccaaccatgttgctgcaaatgacaggatttcaatcttttttatggttgaataatattccattgtgtatatatacatacatatgcgtatatatatacacatacacacacacacacattttatttattcattcatccactggtGGACAATTCAGTTGATTCCataaatcttggctgttgtgaatagtactgtaataaacaagagaatacagataatctcttcaaatatattgcattcctttctatttttaaaagaattaactgCATGTACATATAAAACAAGTGAGGGAGTAGCTTGacaagagaaaatatatgtagtTACAATGGTATTGATCTTGCAAGGTCTTTGGTGTAATTTGCTATTTTTTACTAAAATGTTATGAAAGAGAGATTAGTAAAATGATTCCAGTAACAAAATGCAACATGGACTGATATACAGACAGCCCGAATCAAAGAAGGTGAATGAATAAGACTCATGCAGTAACATACAAGGAAATGAAGCAAAGGCAGTagcaaagggaagggaaagaaagggcaAATGTAAAGGACACCCCAAGTGAAGAAATTATTCACTGAACACAACTGACAAAAAGAGGAGATTTAGTGAattaaagagaaggaagaatCATAGTAACTTAAAAAATGctgtatttgttaaaatataaaaataaaaacactataaTTAGAACAAATAGGAAGGTGTATAATAATTAGTCATTTAACCAACTGAGGTTTGTACCAGTTGCATGTAAGTTGATTAGAGAATGTAGGACTAAATTCTAAATTTGgaaattcttctcatttttcacaaaatgtcGAGTGAAGATCACACTAAGGTAAAATGAAAAACCCACAAGTTCTTGAAATATTTTGGTATCTCGTTATAGCTGAAGTACTGCTGTATTCAAACAACACAAAGAACTGATGAGATCTAAactatattttttagaaattaaaaatcttaagACTAAATTCTCAGGGACTACACACTTAGGAGCTTTCttaaaaaacgaaaacaaaaacaaaaaactcctgatAATATTGAACGTAGTAATCActgttttatttatgttaaacAACACCAAATAACATCTAAATTCTTAAAGTATGTACTGGAGTACTGCCCAAATCCATTAATGGTATCTACAGCTATGTTGGtgatctcttttcctttttaaaattgcagTGTACAAGATAGGCTGAAAGAAAAgattactgtatttatttatttgaacaaaTGATGCTATAGAAAAACacatattgaaataaattttacaaacagtcaggcacagtgacttatgcctctaatcctagcattctgagaggctaaggcaggaggatcacttgagcccaggacctgGAGATAGTCCTGGTCAacaggcaagaccctgtctctacaataaaacataaataaataaataaataaataaataaataaataaatagcttggcatggtggcatgcgtctgttgTTCCAActattagagaggctgaggtggagggattgcttgagcccatgaagtCCAAGGTGCAGAGAGCcctgtttgcaccactgcactccagcttggctaacagagtgagaccctgcctaaaaaaattacaaacagaaacaaaacaaaacaaaaaaacaaaaacaagagaaaaacaaacaagttcATGTATAatttaacatgtatattttatactcttatgtatatgtaaaatattcacgtatatataaaatattttatatatacatgagagtatatatacataagtatgtatatataaaatcttttatatatacatgagtatgtatattttatatatattctcatgtatatacaaaatatataatgagtAGTTCTCAAAGAGGTGACTCACCTCTTTGGTGAATTTCAGATTATATAGCACCTTCTTCTAAGTAAATTCTTAGAGAagtggtaaaacaaacaaaaaaggacttTAAGTTGTTATGGGCAGCAACTTGGGGGAAGGTGAATCAATGATAGATAAATGCTAGTTATCTTGTTAAAATTTGTTAATATAGATTCCTCTCGTACCTTCTCCAGGCTGATAGGGTCCAAAGCTGTCTTCAATGGCTAACATTTGCGAGTGGGTTTGGGGAGGGCAAGGTAACATTTTTCATTATAACTCTATCGTGCTTTTAGGCAAGCAGATGGAGGGCAGTGAGCTTTCCTGCATCTGCTTCTTCTTAATTATCTTTAGCTCAGTAATCTCTCGTATTTTGGAGTGGCATCTTCTCATCTCCCACATAGGAAATTTTAGATAGATTACAATCAATTTGGATTTTATAGTGAAAATCATGCTCCAGTTTTACTTAATGCATTTCTAAGAATGAATTTTGCTGGAGTGTTATTATCTTCTGCAAGTTAAAcacatatttttagttttccagtTCTTACATTAGAAAAGATCCCTCTAAATGAGGATTCATTTAGTCTTGCTACTCAGTGTGGTTCAGAGACCAGAAGAATTTGCACCACTCAGGAACTTGTTTGAAAAGTTGAATCTGAGGTCCACCTCaagctactgaatcagaatctgctttTTCAACAAGATCACTAGTTTTTTCCTATGTCCGGTAAAGTTGAAAAAGTATTAAATTTGCCTTACATTAACTGATCCACCCAATTCAGATTTTCAGGTAATGTTCTGCCCTGAAGAGGGGTTGTTTTACCCCAATGGGTCCTTTACCTGCCTGTTGCCATTGAGCCAGTAGAAAGACAGGAGGTTCTGTTAAGCAGAGCAGAAACTTTATTTGTTGTTCAAAGAGTAGAGAAGGTGAGCTTCCCATTCACCTTCTCCCCAGGTGTGTGGAGAAGGGGGATTTTTAAGGTCTCTTAGAGCATGGAGGTGGAGACTAAGGATGCAAATTCCTGGAAAGAGGTGGGACTTTCCAGAGAAAACTAGAATATGTGCagtcttgttctttcttttgcaCTGGGCACTTACTATATAAGCCTAGCAAAGGGCATCTCTCCCCACTGGGCAGAGAGTTTAATATGATAAGGAAGTGAGGATTCAGGTCTGTCTGAGTAGCACTGCCAAGCTGAGTTTTTATCTCGTGGCTTGTCTGTGGCTACTGGCATCCGGCCTGGcttttgtttctgtaaataaGTACAACTAAGACCACAGGTTAATTTCATAGGTTCTGGCACTCTTGGAGAATCAAGGTCATGCTACCGTGACAGTAACTTATTGACTCCCTAAGATGCATTATGATTCAAATTTTAAAGATTCATTAGAATGATACTAAGGAATTTTATTTAAtgctaaagaaaatgaaatcaatgttACTGGAAACCACTTATGTATCTGATATTGTGTTATCCATTTCCAAATCTATTAACTCATTTCACACATAAAATACTCTCTAAGGTAAGAGCCACTGCCTCCATTTAACTAGTTGTGAAAACTAACCTGAGGCTAagatttgttcaataaatactgcACATCCCTTGTCTGCAAGTCCCTGAGAATAAAGTGCACATGGCTTCTATTGTTACGAAATAtgcaatattttgtaatttcacAAAAGCCAGGCAAGTACAGGGTAGTGTTAGAGTTTCTAAGAGGGAAACCTAAATTGCCAGAGGGGTTTAGAAAAAACATCTATTTGGAAAGAGCATTTTAACTCATTTCCGaagaacacatttttataaagttGGCTCTGAAAAAGGCTAGTGTGTCTTGGAGTTTTCTAAGGGGAACTAAGCAGCAGTTGAGGCTGGAACATTTCAGGAATCCTGCAGAACTTTATAGAACAAGGTGCGGATGTTGGACCTTATCCAAAAGTCAAaggaagccactggagggtttGAAGCCAGGAAGTGACAGGCCCTGATCCACATTTGGAAAGGCTCCTTCACTCAGAGCCAGGCAAAGCCCTGCGGGCGGGTGGTTTATTGGGGCCACTCCCCTCGGCTGCCTTTCTCCACCCCAGTCACCGCCTCCTGCTTCTCAGCTTAGCTATCTGAGGAGGGTGGGAAACGTGTAATAGGGGCGGGGGGAAGAAAAAcgttcttaaaaaaaatattaaaaagaaaacatcccaCTTGGCAGCGAGTGCGCGGGAAGTTCAGCGCGCGAGTTCTGGGCTTCCCGCCCGCCCGCAGACGACCGCCGGTGAGCCCCCAGCCCCCGCCTGGCCGCCCGCTTCGCCGCGTCCGTCAGTCCGTCGGTCTGtcagcctccccttcccccacgcCTCCTTTCTCCCGGCGCAGCGCGGGTCGGGAGGTCGGAGGGGCCCCCCAGGTCTTCAGGACGCCCTTGGCCCGCGTCGCTCCTGGCAGCGCCTCGGCGGCGGCGCCTGCAGAACCCGGTACCTGGCAGGTTCGGGTCTCTGCCGGGCAGAACTTCGCAGCCCATATTCCACGGCTGGGGCCTCTGACGCCTCCCCTTGTGGAGTTCTTCCCTGAGCGGCTGTAACTTTAAACCACTCCTGAGCGAGGCCtatttttattcagaaaacaGCGACCAGGGCCTCTGTGGAGAATGCTCAGATGGAGGGCCAGCCCGCCACTTGAAGTTTTCTCACAAATCTGAGGGGAAGGAACGTCTTGTCCTAATAATCTCTCTTTGCGATTTCACAGTTCTATTGCCGCGTCCTAGGAGGGCCAGATTGGTGGCTGTGGGGACTTTTGGATGAGGGTGTTGCCTGAGCCGGGGGAGCCGTGTCTGAACTCCATTGCTTGGCCTTTGTGTGGTGATCCCGAGCCCTCCACACTTGAGCCGGGCCAAAGCTGTGGCCTAGTATTCCCCCACAGGGATTGCTCAAAGAGCTCCAGGGGACAGACTCACAGTGGCAAGGACAAGGAGATGAATGTAGCAGCCAAGTACCGCATGGCCTCCCTGTATGTGGGTGACTTACATGCAGATGTCACCGAAGACCTGCTGTTCAGGAAGTTTAGCACTGTGGGCCCTGTGCTGTCCATCCGCATTTGCAGGGACCAGGTCACCCGCCGCTCTCTGGGCTATGCCTACGTGAACTTCTTGCAGCTGGCTGATGCCCAGAAGGCGCTGGACACAATGAACTTTGACATGATAAAAGGCAAATCCATCCGTCTCATGTGGTCTCAGCGCGATGCCTACTTGAGGAGATCTGGAATTGGGAACGTGTTCATCAAGAATCTGGACAAATCTATCGATAACAAAACCCTTTATGAACATTTTTCAGCTTTTGGAAAGATCCTTTCCTCCAAGGTGATGAGTGATGATCAAGGCTCCAAGGGCTATGCATTTGTGCACTTTCAGAATCAGAGTGCTGCAGACAGGGCCATTGAGGAGATGAATGGAAAACTACTCAAGGGCTGCAAGGTGTTTGTTGGCAGATTCAAAAACCGAAAAGATCGTGAAGCTGAAC from Nomascus leucogenys isolate Asia chromosome 7b, Asia_NLE_v1, whole genome shotgun sequence encodes:
- the PABPC4L gene encoding polyadenylate-binding protein 4-like: MRVLPEPGEPCLNSIAWPLCGDPEPSTLEPGQSCGLVFPHRDCSKSSRGQTHSGKDKEMNVAAKYRMASLYVGDLHADVTEDLLFRKFSTVGPVLSIRICRDQVTRRSLGYAYVNFLQLADAQKALDTMNFDMIKGKSIRLMWSQRDAYLRRSGIGNVFIKNLDKSIDNKTLYEHFSAFGKILSSKVMSDDQGSKGYAFVHFQNQSAADRAIEEMNGKLLKGCKVFVGRFKNRKDREAELRSKASEFTNIYIKNFGGDMDDERLKDVFSKYGKTLSVKVMTDSSGKSKGFGFVSFDSHEAAKKAVEEMNGRDINGQLIFVGRAQKKVERQAELKQMFEQLKRERIRGYQGVKLYIKNLDDTIDDEKLRNEFSSFGSISRVKVMQEEGQSKGFGLICFSSPEDATKAMTEMNGRILGSKPLSIALAQRH